One genomic window of Arachis stenosperma cultivar V10309 chromosome 10, arast.V10309.gnm1.PFL2, whole genome shotgun sequence includes the following:
- the LOC130956478 gene encoding uncharacterized protein LOC130956478 produces the protein MEHLVAYFCFDFGIRDFLSVSAKNIMQNPTRLVTGMAQGTSSLLSNIVYAISDAASQFSKAARKGPTIMSISLERCPKRCSSHGECKFSFDASGLTSYSDGNHGGFDCSIEIVTLQGHVRQSIFSIVSNAAAKLPVYWALRKKVSTNGFELILDGLTFTLLMSVHGLWLSFMAVIST, from the exons ATGGAGCATCTGGTGGCATACTTCTGCTTTGATTTTGGCATCAGAGATTTCTTATCAGTGTCTGCAAAGAACATTATGCAG AATCCCACCAGACTTGTTACGGGCATGGCTCAAGGCACTTCTAGTCTTTTAAGCAACATAGTGTATGCCATCAGTGATGCGGCTTCCCAATTCAGTAAAGCTGCACGCAAG GGGCCAACTATCATGTCAATTTCGCTTGAACGGTGCCCAAAACGTTGTTCTTCCCATGGCGAATGTAAATTCTCTTTCGATGCTAGCGGATTGACATCATACAG TGATGGAAACCATGGAGGCTTTGACTGTAGCATTGAAATTGTAACTCTTCAAG GACATGTTCGACAATCAATTTTTTCCATCGTATCGAATGCTGCAGCCAAACTTCCTGTCTATTGGGCCCTTAGGAAGAAG GTTAGCACTAATGGATTTGAACTAATCCTTGATGGACTAACTTTCACTTTACTCATGTCAGTTCATGGACTCTGGCTCTCCTTCATGGCTGTGATTAGCACTTAG